AGGAGGCCCCGTAGCCTGCTGCAGTCAGAACGAGCACCGAGACTTACATCGTAATGCAGGTAAGGGAAGTTGACAGGTGGCTCAGGTCGCAGGCCCAGGCTCCCACCCAAGGACAAAGGACAGACGAGAGAGCTGTGAGCAGCCAGGTGTACGAGACCAAAAGCTGTGTTTAATAGACGATAGATGTTTCTCTGGGCCTCCTGGTGAAGAAAAAGAGTAGTTTGCATCAAGCAACTCTCCCCCTGGGATTCtcatttctccctccccaccGTGTGACTGCTTACTCCTCCAAGTTCCACTCACCCCACGATGGTACGGACCAGGTAGCAGGCCCCACGTTATTATTCCCCGCCCTGAATATTCATCTTGTAGCAGCTCTGCCGCCTTCGCGCCTACCCCAGAGAAGCCATCGTGCAGGTCACACAGGATCTGGAAGCCCTGAGCGGAGGTGAGTGATGAAAAATAGTTAGGGAGTAGGATGAGAAGAGCTTCTACCCTGGAGTGCACGTTGCCACGCCGCTACCTGCAAGTAGTCACATTCCTCCACGTAGAAGTGCAGCCTGTCCTCCAGCTCTTCCTGGTACTTGGGTTCCTTTAGGACACTTTCCCCTTGGCCAAAAGCTTCCAGCCGACCTGCTTCCCTGCCACAAGTAAACACAATCCAAGACTTACATCTCTTCCCTCAGCTCCTCAACCTCTTGTcctgggggagggcagggaagaTGGCCTCAAGAGCTTCATCCTGCATTGGTGGGGACCCACGTTTCTTGCCTCACAGCCTCTGGGGTCCCCATACCCATCATGGTTGTACTTCTGAATCATACAGATGCTCCGGGGATGGAGATGGACTCTGAGGAAGTCTGACCAGACCCTGATGCTGGCCTCTGTAGGGATAAGTGGTTTTGGAGTTGTAGCGGTGGTGAGTGGTGGGGAACCTGAAGACAAACAGAGGAAATGTACCTTTTTCCATGTTTCTGCTCTACCCAGACCCGCATCCATCAGTATCTGGAGAAGTCTCACCTTTGCCATTGGGAATGGATTTGACCCTCCAAACACCATCACTACTCAGCACTCCCTGGGAGGGGTGAAGAAAAATCTACATTTAGTTCCGGGCAGTTTAGAGATAAAGGCTGGTTCATCCTTCTTGAGTTGGCTGGCCACACCGCACAGCCTCCTTTCTGTTCACCGAGTCGTGGTCCTTAGGAAAAGAAGTGCTTTTTCCCAAAATATCATTCTAGgacatttaaagtgattaaaatCCCCTTTTACCTGCCCCTATGGAGGCCCTCGGGTTGTAGCACTGGGTTAAAAAGTTCAGGGCAGAGGCCCTCACCTCTGCACTCAGAAAGTCCTGGAGATAAGGGTTCTTGGGACAGAGTTCCTCTTTGTGTGTGGTGAGCTTCCCCTGCCTGAAAGAGATTGGAGATTGATCAAAGAAACCGCACTCTGATGAGTTCTCCTGCGTTCTATGTACATACATGTTCCCCACCCTTATCCACACATCAATTACACACCATGCTATTGCAGCATCCAACTGTTTGTCCCTGTAGAGTCCACCTTCCTCTTTTAGGGAGCTCAAACTACCTGTACAGAAATAACAGAGACAAAGTTAGGTCAAAGCCTGGGGCACCCTCCCCGTCTAGCCAACTTTCCTCTGATCACCTGACAACCTGCTGTCACCATCTCTCCAGCACTTGGCTCTTCCAAGCTTTCTGGGATATACACTAGTTGGGGGAAAAACCTTGGCCTAGGAGCATCTAGATTCCATCTTTCCGTTTCCAGCTTAGTCATTAGCTGTGGGACCGGGGGCAAAAACCAGATCTAGCAGTCCCACAGGAGTGCTCTGGTTCAAGTCCTCACTGTCTGCAGGGCCTAGAAGCCCATTCCGGAGATGGCTCTTGAGCAACTATCGTGGGCCCTTCGAGTGCTGGCATGCTGTGCTCAGCTCATCTCCAGTCCTTGAGCTCAGTAAGATGGGAGGGTCTTGAAGATAACGGCAGCGCAAGGGCTCGGCCCGCGGAAGGGAAACACAGGGCACTGGCTGACCCTGCCACCACCTCACCCTTCAGATCCATGAGGATGAGTCGCGGCGTGTAGGTATCCTGGCCGTGCAGCGTCCGGCCCGTACGATACAGGACATCGGGGCACAGCTCTCCCGGCGACTCCTTGGCATCGGTTGCTCGGCCCAGCGCAGCATCCTGGGGAAGCAGAGAGGACGAGGCAGGCCGGCTGAACGTCGGGACTGTAGATCCCGAAGGGCTCCTCGCGGGCAGCTGCCGGCCGACCTCACCTGCTGGTTCCACCAGTGCGCGCCCA
This DNA window, taken from Macaca mulatta isolate MMU2019108-1 chromosome 1, T2T-MMU8v2.0, whole genome shotgun sequence, encodes the following:
- the LOC717842 gene encoding protein misato homolog 1 isoform X2; its protein translation is MAGGAREVLTLQLGHFAGFVGAHWWNQQDAALGRATDAKESPGELCPDVLYRTGRTLHGQDTYTPRLILMDLKGSLSSLKEEGGLYRDKQLDAAIAWQGKLTTHKEELCPKNPYLQDFLSAEGVLSSDGVWRVKSIPNGKGSPPLTTATTPKPLIPTEASIRVWSDFLRVHLHPRSICMIQKYNHDGEAGRLEAFGQGESVLKEPKYQEELEDRLHFYVEECDYLQGFQILCDLHDGFSGVGAKAAELLQDEYSGRGIITWGLLPGPYHRGEAQRNIYRLLNTAFGLVHLAAHSSLVCPLSLGGSLGLRPEPPVNFPYLHYDATLPFHCSAILATALDTVTVPYRLCSSPVSMVHLADMLSFCGKKVVTAGATIPFPLAPGQSLPDSLMQFGGATPWTPLSACGEPSGTRCFAQSVVLRGIDRACHTSQLTPGTPPPSSLHTCTTGEEVLAQYLQQQQPRVMSSSHLLLTPYRVAPPYPHLFSSCSPQGMVLDGSPKGAVESIPVFGALCSSSSLHQTLEALARDLTKLDLRRWASFMDAGVEHDDVAELLQELQSLAQCYHAGDSLVD
- the LOC717842 gene encoding protein misato homolog 1 isoform X1 → MAGGAREVLTLQLGHFAGFVGAHWWNQQDAALGRATDAKESPGELCPDVLYRTGRTLHGQDTYTPRLILMDLKGSLSSLKEEGGLYRDKQLDAAIAWQGKLTTHKEELCPKNPYLQDFLSAEGVLSSDGVWRVKSIPNGKGSPPLTTATTPKPLIPTEASIRVWSDFLRVHLHPRSICMIQKYNHDGEAGRLEAFGQGESVLKEPKYQEELEDRLHFYVEECDYLQGFQILCDLHDGFSGVGAKAAELLQDEYSGRGIITWGLLPGPYHRGEAQRNIYRLLNTAFGLVHLAAHSSLVCPLSLGGSLGLRPEPPVNFPYLHYDATLPFHCSAILATALDTVTVPYRLCSSPVSMVHLADMLSFCGKKVVTAGATIPFPLAPGQSLPDSLMQFGGATPWTPLSACGEPSGTRCFAQSVVLRGIDRACHTSQLTPGTPPPSSLHTCTTGEEVLAQYLQQQQPRVMSSSHLLLTPYRVAPPYPHLFSSCSPQGMVLDGSPKGAAVESIPVFGALCSSSSLHQTLEALARDLTKLDLRRWASFMDAGVEHDDVAELLQELQSLAQCYHAGDSLVD
- the LOC717842 gene encoding protein misato homolog 1 isoform X5 is translated as MAGGAREVLTLQLGHFAGFVGAHWWNQQDAALGRATDAKESPGELCPDVLYRTGRTLHGQDTYTPRLILMDLKGSLSSLKEEGGLYRDKQLDAAIAWQGKLTTHKEELCPKNPYLQDFLSAEGVLSSDGVWRVKSIPNGKGSPPLTTATTPKPLIPTEASIRVWSDFLRVHLHPRSICMIQKYNHDGEAGRLEAFGQGESVLKEPKYQEELEDRLHFYVEECDYLQGFQILCDLHDGFSGVGAKAAELLQDEYSGRGIITWGLLPGPYHRGEAQRNIYRLLNTAFGLVHLAAHSSLVCPLSLGGSLGLRPEPPVNFPYLHYDATLPFHCSAILATALDTVTVPYRLCSSPVSMVHLADMLSFCGKKVVTAGATIPFPLAPGQSLPDSLMQFGGATPWTPLSACGEPSGTRCFAQSVVLRGIDRACHTSQLTPGTPPPSSLHTCTTGEEVLAQYLQQQQPRVMSSSHLLLTPYRVAPPYPHLFSSCSPQGMVLDGSPKGAGLSFLSLLSSGEHPSVWGTVFLFVPAPDPGSLGQRPHQTRLEALGQLHGCWSGAR
- the LOC717842 gene encoding protein misato homolog 1 isoform X8, whose amino-acid sequence is MAGGAREVLTLQLGHFAGFVGAHWWNQQDAALGRATDAKESPGELCPDVLYRTGRTLHGQDTYTPRLILMDLKGSLSSLKEEGGLYRDKQLDAAIAWQGKLTTHKEELCPKNPYLQDFLSAEGVLSSDGVWRVKSIPNGKEASIRVWSDFLRVHLHPRSICMIQKYNHDGEAGRLEAFGQGESVLKEPKYQEELEDRLHFYVEECDYLQGFQILCDLHDGFSGVGAKAAELLQDEYSGRGIITWGLLPGPYHRGEAQRNIYRLLNTAFGLVHLAAHSSLVCPLSLGGSLGLRPEPPVNFPYLHYDATLPFHCSAILATALDTVTVPYRLCSSPVSMVHLADMLSFCGKKVVTAGATIPFPLAPGQSLPDSLMQFGGATPWTPLSACGEPSGTRCFAQSVVLRGIDRACHTSQLTPGTPPPSSLHTCTTGEEVLAQYLQQQQPRVMSSSHLLLTPYRVAPPYPHLFSSCSPQVESIPVFGALCSSSSLHQTLEALARDLTKLDLRRWASFMDAGVEHDDVAELLQELQSLAQCYHAGDSLVD
- the LOC717842 gene encoding protein misato homolog 1 isoform X7, which gives rise to MAGGAREVLTLQLGHFAGFVGAHWWNQQDAALGRATDAKESPGELCPDVLYRTGRTLHGQDTYTPRLILMDLKGSLSSLKEEGGLYRDKQLDAAIAWQGKLTTHKEELCPKNPYLQDFLSAEGVLSSDGVWRVKSIPNGKEASIRVWSDFLRVHLHPRSICMIQKYNHDGEAGRLEAFGQGESVLKEPKYQEELEDRLHFYVEECDYLQGFQILCDLHDGFSGVGAKAAELLQDEYSGRGIITWGLLPGPYHRGEAQRNIYRLLNTAFGLVHLAAHSSLVCPLSLGGSLGLRPEPPVNFPYLHYDATLPFHCSAILATALDTVTVPYRLCSSPVSMVHLADMLSFCGKKVVTAGATIPFPLAPGQSLPDSLMQFGGATPWTPLSACGEPSGTRCFAQSVVLRGIDRACHTSQLTPGTPPPSSLHTCTTGEEVLAQYLQQQQPRVMSSSHLLLTPYRVAPPYPHLFSSCSPQAVESIPVFGALCSSSSLHQTLEALARDLTKLDLRRWASFMDAGVEHDDVAELLQELQSLAQCYHAGDSLVD
- the LOC717842 gene encoding protein misato homolog 1 isoform X6; amino-acid sequence: MAGGAREVLTLQLGHFAGFVGAHWWNQQDAALGRATDAKESPGELCPDVLYRTGRTLHGQDTYTPRLILMDLKGSLSSLKEEGGLYRDKQLDAAIAWQGKLTTHKEELCPKNPYLQDFLSAEGVLSSDGVWRVKSIPNGKEASIRVWSDFLRVHLHPRSICMIQKYNHDGEAGRLEAFGQGESVLKEPKYQEELEDRLHFYVEECDYLQGFQILCDLHDGFSGVGAKAAELLQDEYSGRGIITWGLLPGPYHRGEAQRNIYRLLNTAFGLVHLAAHSSLVCPLSLGGSLGLRPEPPVNFPYLHYDATLPFHCSAILATALDTVTVPYRLCSSPVSMVHLADMLSFCGKKVVTAGATIPFPLAPGQSLPDSLMQFGGATPWTPLSACGEPSGTRCFAQSVVLRGIDRACHTSQLTPGTPPPSSLHTCTTGEEVLAQYLQQQQPRVMSSSHLLLTPYRVAPPYPHLFSSCSPQGMVLDGSPKGAAVESIPVFGALCSSSSLHQTLEALARDLTKLDLRRWASFMDAGVEHDDVAELLQELQSLAQCYHAGDSLVD
- the LOC717842 gene encoding protein misato homolog 1 isoform X4, yielding MAGGAREVLTLQLGHFAGFVGAHWWNQQDAALGRATDAKESPGELCPDVLYRTGRTLHGQDTYTPRLILMDLKGSLSSLKEEGGLYRDKQLDAAIAWQGKLTTHKEELCPKNPYLQDFLSAEGVLSSDGVWRVKSIPNGKGSPPLTTATTPKPLIPTEASIRVWSDFLRVHLHPRSICMIQKYNHDGEAGRLEAFGQGESVLKEPKYQEELEDRLHFYVEECDYLQGFQILCDLHDGFSGVGAKAAELLQDEYSGRGIITWGLLPGPYHRGEAQRNIYRLLNTAFGLVHLAAHSSLVCPLSLGGSLGLRPEPPVNFPYLHYDATLPFHCSAILATALDTVTVPYRLCSSPVSMVHLADMLSFCGKKVVTAGATIPFPLAPGQSLPDSLMQFGGATPWTPLSACGEPSGTRCFAQSVVLRGIDRACHTSQLTPGTPPPSSLHTCTTGEEVLAQYLQQQQPRVMSSSHLLLTPYRVAPPYPHLFSSCSPQVESIPVFGALCSSSSLHQTLEALARDLTKLDLRRWASFMDAGVEHDDVAELLQELQSLAQCYHAGDSLVD
- the LOC717842 gene encoding protein misato homolog 1 isoform X3, encoding MAGGAREVLTLQLGHFAGFVGAHWWNQQDAALGRATDAKESPGELCPDVLYRTGRTLHGQDTYTPRLILMDLKGSLSSLKEEGGLYRDKQLDAAIAWQGKLTTHKEELCPKNPYLQDFLSAEGVLSSDGVWRVKSIPNGKGSPPLTTATTPKPLIPTEASIRVWSDFLRVHLHPRSICMIQKYNHDGEAGRLEAFGQGESVLKEPKYQEELEDRLHFYVEECDYLQGFQILCDLHDGFSGVGAKAAELLQDEYSGRGIITWGLLPGPYHRGEAQRNIYRLLNTAFGLVHLAAHSSLVCPLSLGGSLGLRPEPPVNFPYLHYDATLPFHCSAILATALDTVTVPYRLCSSPVSMVHLADMLSFCGKKVVTAGATIPFPLAPGQSLPDSLMQFGGATPWTPLSACGEPSGTRCFAQSVVLRGIDRACHTSQLTPGTPPPSSLHTCTTGEEVLAQYLQQQQPRVMSSSHLLLTPYRVAPPYPHLFSSCSPQAVESIPVFGALCSSSSLHQTLEALARDLTKLDLRRWASFMDAGVEHDDVAELLQELQSLAQCYHAGDSLVD